In Ochotona princeps isolate mOchPri1 chromosome 21, mOchPri1.hap1, whole genome shotgun sequence, a single genomic region encodes these proteins:
- the LOC101519984 gene encoding zinc finger protein 334-like, whose amino-acid sequence MDNTQRTLYREVMLETYNNLLSLGYSMTKPDVIFKLEQGSAPWTVEKSVKQRLPDPHGKNELFGANQKGQEIIFR is encoded by the exons ATGGACAATACTCAGAGGACCCTGTatagggaggtgatgcttgagacctataacaatctgctgtccttgg ggtattccatgacaaagcctgatgtgatcttcaagttggagcaaggatcagcaccatggacagtggagaaatctgtcaagcagagacttccag atccccatggaaagaatgagctgtttggtgctaatcagaaaggtcaagaaataatcttcagg